A region of the Peredibacter starrii genome:
AACTCTTTTTTGTTAAAACGATAGGCCTTTTCTGCTTCCTCCGGAGTCATCTTCAAGACTCCTTCAAGTTCCTTCGAAGAAAGCATGGTTTCCTTGATACTCAGACGGTCTTCAAATTGTTGCTGAGAAACCGGAAACACATATTTTTGGAACAAGATCTTTTCCTGGTCCGTGCCCTTGGCCTGGCCCACAATATTTCCATCGTGCAGAACGAGGGTCAATTTCTCAGTCAGAGAATCAGCATCTCTTTCGAAAATAAGCTCTCCTCTCTTAGCAAAAATAACCTTCGAGTTCTGGGGATTTTCCTGAATATGAAGGAAAACCTCATCTAGGTTTCGGCCATACTTAGTCGATTTACTCGCAAAGAGAGTCAAACTAGGAATTAAAGTAAAGAATTGGCCTTCTTTAATACCGGCAAGGAGTCCGCTTGAGGTCAAATAATTTAGCTTTTGTTTGAAGGCCTTATTTGATTTAGGAATAACGGTTTGGTTTAGCTGGTACACACTTGCAGTTAAAATCGCCGCAATTATCAGAAACGGCAGCATGATCTTAAACTTTGTTAACCCACCAGCGCGCATAGCAATATATTCTGAGTCACCCGAAATTCGATTTAAGCAATAAATAGTTGAGAAGAACACTGCAATGGGAAGTGAGAGCGGAACGAAGGTTAAAGCAATATTTCCCACTAGTTTGAGAGTAAACCACAGAGAAATGTCTCGAGTTACCAGAAGTTCCGTCATACGGAACAGCTCAAAGGTCAATAGAAAGCTAATAAAGAAGATGGTACTTACCACCAGGGGCAGAACAAATTGTGCGGCAAGGTATCGTTGTAATAAAAGCTTCATATTTTTATCCTAAGAACAAAATACTCCAGATTCACCTTTCCTTCAAGAAATGGCAGAATAGGGTGATCAATAAAGGAGCTTCCATGCTATTTAAACTCGACACTGTTGGGGATCAGTTCCTCGGCGCTGAATTAAAGATCCTCACTGCATTCCAAAAAACTGCTACGACAGCAGCAAAACCAACTAAAGGTGCTAAAGCAGCTAAGGCTGAATCATCAGTTTCTATCGACCACTGGTCAGATAAAGGTCTTAAAGAAGAATTCGCAAACTTAAAATCTGCTGCGAAATTCAAAGGTGCCAAAGACGAAACTCTTTCATTCACTGGTGCTACTGGCGAAACAGTTTGGGTTGTTGGTCTTGGCGATAAAACAAAATATGAAGCAGAAGATCTTCGTAAGTCAGTTGCTAAAATTTACAAGGCCGCTAAAGCTGGAAAATTTTCAACTGTTGCTTTCGACGTTCCTGGTTTCAACACTGTTAAAGATGAAGCTCTTACAACTTCTCTAATTGCTGAAGCGATTTATCTTTCTGACTACTCTTTCGATAAATATAAGTCGAAAAAGCCAGAAGCGACTGAAGTAACTGTGGTGTTTGCTCACGTTGAGAAAAAGAACTCAGCAAAAATCGAGAAAGCACTTGCTTCAACTCAAAACATCTGTGAATCAATCAACGTTATTAAAGACTACGTTAACGAAGCACCAAACGTTCTTCATTCTGAAGAGTATGCTCGTCGTGTAGAAGCTGACGTTAAGAAGAACCTTAAAGGTGTAAAAATCAAAGTTCTTAACAAGGCACAAATCCAAAAAGAAAAAATGGGCATGTTCCTTTCTGTGAACGCTGGTTCAGCTTACGAGCCTCGCCTTGTTCACCTTACTTATGAGCCACCTAAGTCAAATTCTAAGACAAAGCACATCGCTCTTGTTGGTAAAGGTATTACTTTCGATACAGGTGGATACTGTGTGAAGCCAGGTGCAAGCATGGCCGGCATGAAAAACGATATGGGTGGTTCAGCAACTGTTTACGGTGCTTTCCGTGCTGCAGTTCTTGAAAAAGCTCCAGTTAAAATCACTTGTATCCTTGCTATGACTGACAATGCGATCAATGAACTTGCAACTACTCCTGATGCAATCGTGACTGCTCGTAATGGAAAAACTTGCGAAATCCTGAACACAGATGCTGAAGGTCGTTTGATTCTTGGTGATGCTCTTGATTACGCTTGTGACCAAGGTCCTGATTACATCATCGACGCTGCAACTCTTACTGGAGCTGCTCTAGTGGCCCTTGGTAACCAGGTTTGTGCGATCCTTGGTAACGATCAGAAGTGGATCAATGAAATTCTTGGTTCTGCAAAAGCTCAAGACGAATATATGTGGCAACTTCCAATCATTAATGAGTGGAGACAAGACATTAAGTCTAAGATCGCTGATATCAAAAACATTGGTACTCCAATGAGAGCTGGTACTGCAATCGGCGCTGCTTTCCTTGAAGAGTTCATTAAAAACGACATTAAATGGGCCCACCTAGACGTTGCAGGTGTTGTTGATTCTCAATCACACCTTCCTTACTGTTCTGGCCACGGAGCTTCTGGTCTAATCGTTCGTACTCTTACTCACCTATTGGTTAATGCAAAATAATACCAAATTTAAGATTGTACTATTTGCGCCTGAGATTCCCGGTAATACCGGGAGTATCGGGCGCACTTGTGTTGCCCTTAATCTAGAGCTTATCTTGATTAAGCCTTATGGCTTCGAGATTGATGAGAAGGCCGTTCGTCGTGCCGGTCTGGATTATTGGAAACATGTAAAGCTACGTGAGTTTGAATCTTGGGAAGATTTTCTGATCCGTGAAAAACCAGAGCGCGAGAAACTTTTTTTCTTTGAGAACAACGGTGAGAAACTTCATTACGATGCTCCCTATGGCCAGGATTGTTACTTGATCTTCGGTGGAGAAACGAAGGGCATTCCTTACGCTGTTGAAGAAGAGTATAGATCTCAAATCTATCGCCTTCCGATGTATTCAAATGAGATTCGTTCGTTGAATCTATCAAATGTGGCCACCGCGGTTGCTTATGAGTGCCTACGTCACATGATCTAATTTTTTTCCCAGGACAATCTCGAATTTTTCTGTGATTCATACTGATCAAGAGAAAGCACTTTCCCCATGCGCATTTTAACCAGAATGGCATTCACTCTCTGACGAGCAAAGTTCGTGAGCTTTTTGTTCTTATAAGAAACATAATAGCGCTTAGGGCTTGGTAAAAGCATCGCCAGGAATGCAGCCTCTCTGGGATTAATGGCGGAAGGATGCTTTCTAAAGTAATGATAAGAAGCGGCCTTGATTCCATGAATCTTCGGTCCAAATTCAATCACATTTAAATACACTTCCAGAATCCGGGCCTTAGTAAGGACCTTCTCTACTTTCTGGGCAAGAATGATTTCATGGAGCTTCCGCCAGATGGTTCGATCTTCAGAAAGATAAACGTTTTTCACCATCTGCTGAGTAATGGTACTTGCCCCTCTAAATCTTTCACCATCCGCCATTTCACCTAGGGCCACTTTCATCTGTTCAATATCAATGCCTTGATGTTGGTAGAAGCTCCAATCTTCCGAAAAGATGATGGCCCACTTAGCATAGCTCGACATTTCTTTGAGGCTCGCCCAGTTCTTTGGTCGGCCCTGTTTGATTTCATATTCCGGGGTTTCTACATTTTGATTTTTAGCATGGGGATAAAGCGTTTTAAGCTTCTCTACATCATGTGAGAAGTACATATAAAGAGGACTAAGGAGCATCAGTACGATGACCACATATAGAATCTTCCAAAGTACTGGTTTGAAACTTGCCCTTATCATCTTTCCTCGTTATGAGTATGATTATACTTTATGAAAAATATTTGTGGTTACTTTCAACAAGGCATTTGTCGTTCATGTGATCTCATGGAAGTGGATTACCGTGATCAGCTTCAGATGAAAGAGAAACTGTTGTCAGAATCACTCAATGATTTTTCAGTCTCGCTTCTTCCTTCAGTCGCTTCTCAGGAATTCTCTTTTAGAAATAAAGCGAAGTTTGTCGTAACTGGCACCATGGAAAATCCTGTGATTGGACTATGGGGCGAGAAAAATCTGGATTCAGGCAGAGAACTTCTAAATTGCCCTCTCCACTTGGATGAGATTAATCAAGCTCTCCCGGCGATTAAGAAATTCATCACTGAAGCAAAGTTAGTACCTTATAACATTGAAGCGAAAAAAGGTGAGCTCAAAGGAATCATTCTTTTTTACTCTCCTTCCAGCAAAGAATCATATCTTCGCTTCATCATGCGCTCGAAAGAGGCCGTCACTCGTATTACCAAACACCATCATGCTCTATTAAATGATTTGCCTCACTTGAAGTCCCTTTCAGTGAATATTCAACCAGTACCTCACGCACTACTCGAAGGTGATGAGGAAGTTTTCATCACTCAAACTTCTTCAGTGAATCATCGCTTAGGCACGGTTGATATGAAACTCGGGCCACGTGCTTTTGTTCAGACCAATCAAGCAGTTGCGGAAAAACTTTATGCAACCGCCGCTGATTGGGTGAAGGAATCAGGCTCAAAAAAGTTCTTAGAACTCTTCTGTGGACAAGGAGCTTTCAGTTTCTTTGCCGCCAAAAATATCGAAGAGGGCCTTGGTATTGAAATCAATGCAGATGCTGTTC
Encoded here:
- a CDS encoding leucyl aminopeptidase, with amino-acid sequence MLFKLDTVGDQFLGAELKILTAFQKTATTAAKPTKGAKAAKAESSVSIDHWSDKGLKEEFANLKSAAKFKGAKDETLSFTGATGETVWVVGLGDKTKYEAEDLRKSVAKIYKAAKAGKFSTVAFDVPGFNTVKDEALTTSLIAEAIYLSDYSFDKYKSKKPEATEVTVVFAHVEKKNSAKIEKALASTQNICESINVIKDYVNEAPNVLHSEEYARRVEADVKKNLKGVKIKVLNKAQIQKEKMGMFLSVNAGSAYEPRLVHLTYEPPKSNSKTKHIALVGKGITFDTGGYCVKPGASMAGMKNDMGGSATVYGAFRAAVLEKAPVKITCILAMTDNAINELATTPDAIVTARNGKTCEILNTDAEGRLILGDALDYACDQGPDYIIDAATLTGAALVALGNQVCAILGNDQKWINEILGSAKAQDEYMWQLPIINEWRQDIKSKIADIKNIGTPMRAGTAIGAAFLEEFIKNDIKWAHLDVAGVVDSQSHLPYCSGHGASGLIVRTLTHLLVNAK
- the rlmD gene encoding 23S rRNA (uracil(1939)-C(5))-methyltransferase RlmD yields the protein MKNICGYFQQGICRSCDLMEVDYRDQLQMKEKLLSESLNDFSVSLLPSVASQEFSFRNKAKFVVTGTMENPVIGLWGEKNLDSGRELLNCPLHLDEINQALPAIKKFITEAKLVPYNIEAKKGELKGIILFYSPSSKESYLRFIMRSKEAVTRITKHHHALLNDLPHLKSLSVNIQPVPHALLEGDEEVFITQTSSVNHRLGTVDMKLGPRAFVQTNQAVAEKLYATAADWVKESGSKKFLELFCGQGAFSFFAAKNIEEGLGIEINADAVQQANLTAEKQNLPHLKFKSADAGKVASELMKFNPEVMLVNPPRRGLADATDLIINQRPNHLIYSSCNYETLAQDLKKLSPHYSVKRVQLFDMFPQTRHFETLVLLELKA
- a CDS encoding tRNA (cytidine(34)-2'-O)-methyltransferase, which produces MQNNTKFKIVLFAPEIPGNTGSIGRTCVALNLELILIKPYGFEIDEKAVRRAGLDYWKHVKLREFESWEDFLIREKPEREKLFFFENNGEKLHYDAPYGQDCYLIFGGETKGIPYAVEEEYRSQIYRLPMYSNEIRSLNLSNVATAVAYECLRHMI
- a CDS encoding biosynthetic peptidoglycan transglycosylase, which encodes MIRASFKPVLWKILYVVIVLMLLSPLYMYFSHDVEKLKTLYPHAKNQNVETPEYEIKQGRPKNWASLKEMSSYAKWAIIFSEDWSFYQHQGIDIEQMKVALGEMADGERFRGASTITQQMVKNVYLSEDRTIWRKLHEIILAQKVEKVLTKARILEVYLNVIEFGPKIHGIKAASYHYFRKHPSAINPREAAFLAMLLPSPKRYYVSYKNKKLTNFARQRVNAILVKMRMGKVLSLDQYESQKNSRLSWEKN
- a CDS encoding LptF/LptG family permease, coding for MKLLLQRYLAAQFVLPLVVSTIFFISFLLTFELFRMTELLVTRDISLWFTLKLVGNIALTFVPLSLPIAVFFSTIYCLNRISGDSEYIAMRAGGLTKFKIMLPFLIIAAILTASVYQLNQTVIPKSNKAFKQKLNYLTSSGLLAGIKEGQFFTLIPSLTLFASKSTKYGRNLDEVFLHIQENPQNSKVIFAKRGELIFERDADSLTEKLTLVLHDGNIVGQAKGTDQEKILFQKYVFPVSQQQFEDRLSIKETMLSSKELEGVLKMTPEEAEKAYRFNKKEFFNAKYEFWNRKNGAFVCFIFCFLGFTLGVTGNRGKGKNSGLIGLVCLILYYGLYFSLVSFAKKETIPIPVAVFLPMTVMMGLGLWFYRKLDWQS